The genomic segment CGCCATGCATGCGGCAGCCGGTTCTCTGGAGCGCTTTGCCGGCGTGCGCTGTTGTCGCTGACTCCGCTGTCCGTTCGCGGTCTGGTCTCGAGTTGGCGAATTCCTCGGATGCCTTAGTGCCCTTCCGCAGCAACGGGATCGACGCGCCCACGTCCCGCACTGGAAGGCCGGCTCATGCTCGACGACATCGGTATCGGACCCCGGTGGCGCCACGGCGTCGTGATGCTGTCGGCCGCCGGCCTGGTGGCGGCGTGTGCCGGCGGTGCCAGCGATGCCGTGGGCGGCAGTGGGCTGAACAACGCGGACATCAAGATCACTCTGGTCGCCTATTCGGTTCCAGAACCTGGTTGGAGCAAGGTAATTCCGGCCTTCAATGCCTCGGCAGAAGGCAAGGGCGTCCAGGTGGTTACGTCTTACGCGGCGTCAGCAGACCAGTCGCGGGGGGTCGTCGAAGGGAAACCGGCCGACATCGTGAACTTCTCGGTCGAACCCGACATCACCCGCTTGGTGAAGGTGGGAAAGGTGGCCGCGGATTGGGATAAGGGAGCCGGCCATGGCAACCCATTCGGGTCGATCGTGACTTTGGTTGTGCGCAAGGGTAATCCGAAGAACATCAGAGATTGGGACGATCTGCTCAAGCCCGGCGTCGAGGTCGTCACGCCCAGCCCGCTTAGTTCGGGTTCGGCGAAATGGAATCTGCTCGCGCCGTATGCCGCCAAGAGCCGCGGCGGCGCGGATCCGCAGGCGGGCATCGATTTCATTAGGACATTGGTAGCCGAGCACGTCAAGTTGCGGCCCGGGTCGGGGCGGATCGCCACGTCCGTTTTCGCCGAAGGTAGTGGCGATGTGTTGATCAGCTACGAGAACGAGGCCATCGCCGCCGAGCGGCAGGGCAAGCCCGTCGAACACATCATCCCGTCGCAAACGTTCAAGATCGAGAACCCGGTGGCCGTGGTGAGCACCAGCGCGCACCTGGATGTCGCGACCGCCTTCCGGAACTTCCAATACAGCGCCGTGGCGCAGAAGCTGTGGGCGCAAGCAGGTTTCCGGCCGATCGACCCCGCCGTCACCGCAAGTTTCCGGAGTCAGTATCCGGTGCCGGTCAAACTCTGGACGATCGATGACCTCGGAGGCTGGGGCACGGCGGATTCGCAGCTGTTCGACAAGAACACCGGAAGCATCACGAGGGTCTACATGCAGGCCACCGGATGACGACCGCACTTATCCCGGATCCAGACGCGATCCGGCCGGAGCTGGCCACGCCCGGACTTTCGGAGCTGCCGGAGGGGCTACGCCCGACGACCAGGCCGGGTCTGACCTCACTTCGCGTCGGGGTGACGGCGCTGTGGCTGTCGGTGATCGTGCTGCTGCCGTTGTTCGCCATCGCGTGGCAGGCCGCCGGCGGCGGATGGCAGGCCTTTTGGCTGGCGGTAACCTCGCACGCCGCGGTGCAGTCGTTTCAGGTGACGTTCGGGATTTCCTTGGTGGTAACCATTCTCGACGTGGCGTTCGGGCTGGCGACCGCGTGGGTGTTGGTGCGCGACAGTTTCGTCGGCAAAGGGCTGATCGACGCGGTGATCGATCTGCCGTTCGCGTTGCCGACCATCGTGACCAGCCTGGTGATGCTGGCCCTCTACGGCAAGAACAGCCCCGTGCATATCCATTTGCAGCACACGCCGCCCGGCGTGGGGATGGCGCTGGCGTTCGTGACCCTGCCGTTGGTGGTGCGCGCCGTTCAGCCGGTGCTGCTGGAGATCGATCGCGACGTCGAGGAGGCGGCGGCATCGCTGGGGGCCAGCGGCCTCAAGGTGTTCACTACGATCGTGCTGCCCTCGCTGGCGCCCTCGTTGCTGACCGGGGCCGGATTGGCGTTCTCCCGGTGTATCGCCGAGTTCGGCTCGGTGGTGACCATCGGCGGTGCGGTTCCGGGCAAGACCGAGGTCTCGTCGCAGTGGATACGCTCCTTGATCGAGAACGACGACCGCACCGGGGCGGCCGCGATATCCATTGTGCTGCTATCGATCTCGTTTACCGTACTCGTGCTGTTACGGATCCTGGGCGGGCGCACCGCCAAACGTGAGGAAAAGGCCGCGTGACGTCGTCATTGGCCCGCTACCTGACCCGATCCGTGACGCTGGCGTATATCGGCGTCATGCTGATCGTGCCGGCGTCGATCATTGTGTGGCGGACGTTCAAACCCGGGTTTGGCCAGTTCTACGCATGGATCACCACGCCGGCGGCGATCTCGGCGCTGCACCTGTCGCTGTTGGTGGTCGCCGTTGTGGTGCCTCTGAACGTGGTCTTCGGTGTGCTCAC from the Mycobacterium lentiflavum genome contains:
- a CDS encoding sulfate ABC transporter substrate-binding protein; this encodes MLDDIGIGPRWRHGVVMLSAAGLVAACAGGASDAVGGSGLNNADIKITLVAYSVPEPGWSKVIPAFNASAEGKGVQVVTSYAASADQSRGVVEGKPADIVNFSVEPDITRLVKVGKVAADWDKGAGHGNPFGSIVTLVVRKGNPKNIRDWDDLLKPGVEVVTPSPLSSGSAKWNLLAPYAAKSRGGADPQAGIDFIRTLVAEHVKLRPGSGRIATSVFAEGSGDVLISYENEAIAAERQGKPVEHIIPSQTFKIENPVAVVSTSAHLDVATAFRNFQYSAVAQKLWAQAGFRPIDPAVTASFRSQYPVPVKLWTIDDLGGWGTADSQLFDKNTGSITRVYMQATG
- the cysT gene encoding sulfate ABC transporter permease subunit CysT, translating into MTTALIPDPDAIRPELATPGLSELPEGLRPTTRPGLTSLRVGVTALWLSVIVLLPLFAIAWQAAGGGWQAFWLAVTSHAAVQSFQVTFGISLVVTILDVAFGLATAWVLVRDSFVGKGLIDAVIDLPFALPTIVTSLVMLALYGKNSPVHIHLQHTPPGVGMALAFVTLPLVVRAVQPVLLEIDRDVEEAAASLGASGLKVFTTIVLPSLAPSLLTGAGLAFSRCIAEFGSVVTIGGAVPGKTEVSSQWIRSLIENDDRTGAAAISIVLLSISFTVLVLLRILGGRTAKREEKAA